Proteins encoded together in one Planctomyces sp. SH-PL14 window:
- a CDS encoding glutamate-cysteine ligase family protein, protein MARLRLFEAFGIELEYMLVAADTLDVRPIADAVLSAQAGGEITSDVEFPDITWSNELVRHVIELKTSEPRANLDGLAGAMQSHVDRIEALAKPLGARLLPTAMHPWMNPGKEMELWPHDNHVIYETFNRIFDCRGHGWANLQSMHINLPFADDAEFGRLHAAIRLILPILPALAASSPMVDGRVTGILDNRLEVYRTNSRRIASVTGRVIPEPVYSEAEYRRLIFEPMFRDIAPYDADGVLQQEFLNARGAIARFSRGAIEIRVLDLQESPAVDLAVARIVIDVLKRLVSEEWTPLARQQAIGVDPLERILLRTIREAEVAEVDDSEYLAQFGVRDVRSITAAELWRRLAEGARDPALKTGGESRGPLEVNLGEGSLSRRILRHLEAGESPRAVYGRLADALAAGASFR, encoded by the coding sequence ATGGCCCGGCTGCGACTGTTTGAAGCGTTTGGGATCGAGCTCGAATACATGCTGGTGGCGGCGGACACGCTCGACGTCCGCCCGATCGCCGACGCCGTCCTCTCCGCCCAGGCGGGGGGAGAGATCACCTCGGACGTCGAATTCCCGGACATCACGTGGTCGAACGAACTCGTGCGCCACGTGATCGAGCTCAAGACGAGCGAGCCGCGGGCGAATCTCGACGGGCTGGCGGGGGCGATGCAGTCCCACGTCGACCGGATCGAGGCCCTGGCGAAGCCGCTGGGAGCACGGTTGCTGCCGACGGCCATGCACCCGTGGATGAATCCCGGGAAGGAAATGGAGCTCTGGCCGCACGACAACCACGTCATCTATGAGACGTTCAACCGGATTTTCGACTGCCGGGGGCACGGGTGGGCCAACCTGCAGAGCATGCACATCAACCTTCCCTTCGCGGACGACGCGGAGTTCGGCCGGCTCCACGCGGCGATCCGGCTCATCCTTCCGATCCTCCCGGCCCTCGCCGCCAGTTCGCCGATGGTGGACGGCCGCGTCACGGGAATCCTCGACAACCGACTTGAGGTCTACCGGACAAACTCCCGCCGGATCGCGTCCGTGACCGGCCGCGTTATCCCCGAGCCTGTCTACAGCGAGGCGGAGTATCGCCGGCTGATTTTCGAACCGATGTTCCGGGACATTGCGCCGTACGATGCCGACGGGGTTCTTCAGCAAGAGTTCCTGAACGCCCGCGGCGCGATTGCCCGTTTCAGCCGGGGGGCGATCGAGATTCGCGTCCTCGATCTGCAGGAGTCGCCGGCGGTCGACCTGGCGGTGGCGCGAATTGTCATCGATGTTCTGAAGCGGCTCGTCTCTGAGGAGTGGACTCCCCTCGCACGGCAGCAGGCGATCGGCGTTGATCCGCTTGAGCGGATCCTGTTGCGGACGATCCGCGAGGCGGAGGTGGCCGAGGTCGACGATTCTGAGTACCTGGCGCAGTTTGGCGTCCGGGACGTCCGGTCGATCACCGCCGCGGAGCTCTGGCGGCGGCTGGCGGAGGGAGCCCGCGATCCGGCTTTGAAAACGGGCGGGGAGTCGCGCGGTCCGCTGGAGGTGAATCTGGGCGAGGGCTCGCTGTCGCGGCGGATCCTCCGTCATCTCGAGGCGGGCGAATCGCCGCGAGCGGTCTATGGCCGGTTGGCCGACGCTCTCGCGGCAGGCGCAAGTTTTCGGTAG
- a CDS encoding NADH-quinone oxidoreductase subunit N, translating into MSVSTILQQFASQDLPRSLEIFAPELLLCATILLLLLGRLIGFDRKIPASWIALLGGMVAFTAAFTQFMYLKSGGEPTGVISDLAYVLRITEAGVGTPGPYFTGLLMHDHFGMFFRLGLLLFLVLVIALTALTGIPDNEDAPDFYTLLCGSMVGMLVAVSANHLLMAFLAVEMMSVPSYAMVGFLKGRRASSEASFKYVVYGAGAAGVMLYGISLLSGLLGTAAFPQFAERFDLLVGNQFSFTNANATLIALAMLMILVGFAFKLSVFPFHFWCPDAFEGAAAEVGGYLSVASKAASFGLLIRFALAFQGTSPALKEFLTFFGIALGVLACLSMTFGNLAAYTQTNVKRLLAYSTIAHAGYMLLGVSALLVIQGSSVPVGVDIPEQSARAVEGLTYYIVVYLFMNLVAFATVALLRNEIFSEKIEDYRGLISENGATKVLCICLLVSFFSLVGLPPFGGFFGKFLIFASAFKAGWIHWAMWVFVVIAGLNTVFSLFYYLGVLKAMFIRPAPEHRRPLKTPGIVGAYVALITIPILVLGASPLQDDLSKTAHYVAAKLFE; encoded by the coding sequence ATGTCGGTCTCAACGATCCTTCAGCAGTTCGCCAGCCAGGACCTTCCGCGGTCGCTGGAGATCTTCGCGCCGGAGCTCCTCCTGTGCGCCACGATCCTCCTGCTGCTTCTGGGCCGGCTCATCGGGTTCGACCGCAAGATCCCAGCGAGCTGGATTGCGCTCCTGGGGGGAATGGTCGCCTTCACGGCCGCCTTCACTCAGTTCATGTATCTCAAGTCGGGCGGCGAGCCGACCGGCGTCATCTCGGACCTCGCCTACGTCCTGCGGATCACCGAGGCCGGCGTCGGGACCCCCGGGCCCTACTTCACGGGGCTCCTGATGCACGACCACTTCGGGATGTTCTTCCGGCTGGGGCTCCTGCTGTTTCTCGTTCTCGTGATCGCCCTCACGGCCCTGACGGGGATTCCCGATAACGAAGACGCCCCGGACTTCTACACGCTCCTGTGCGGCTCGATGGTCGGAATGCTGGTGGCGGTCAGCGCCAACCATCTCCTGATGGCGTTCCTCGCCGTCGAAATGATGAGCGTTCCGAGCTACGCGATGGTCGGCTTCCTCAAGGGACGCCGGGCCTCGAGCGAAGCCTCGTTCAAGTACGTCGTCTACGGGGCCGGAGCGGCCGGCGTGATGCTGTACGGGATTTCGCTCCTCTCGGGACTCCTCGGGACGGCCGCCTTCCCGCAGTTCGCCGAGCGGTTCGATCTCCTTGTCGGAAACCAGTTCAGCTTCACGAACGCGAACGCCACGCTGATCGCCCTGGCGATGCTGATGATCCTCGTCGGCTTCGCCTTCAAGCTCTCGGTCTTCCCGTTCCACTTCTGGTGTCCGGACGCCTTCGAAGGAGCCGCGGCGGAAGTCGGCGGGTATCTGTCGGTCGCCTCCAAGGCGGCCAGCTTTGGCCTGCTGATTCGCTTCGCCCTGGCGTTCCAGGGGACGAGCCCAGCCCTCAAGGAATTCCTGACATTCTTCGGGATCGCCCTGGGGGTCCTGGCGTGCCTCAGCATGACCTTCGGGAACCTAGCGGCCTACACGCAGACGAACGTCAAGCGGCTCCTCGCCTACTCGACGATCGCCCACGCCGGCTACATGCTGCTGGGGGTTTCGGCCCTCCTCGTGATCCAGGGGAGCAGCGTTCCGGTCGGTGTCGATATCCCCGAGCAGTCCGCCCGGGCGGTCGAGGGGCTGACCTACTACATCGTCGTCTACCTGTTCATGAACCTCGTCGCTTTCGCGACGGTGGCCCTCCTGCGGAACGAAATCTTCAGTGAGAAGATCGAGGACTACCGCGGCCTGATCTCGGAGAACGGGGCGACGAAGGTCCTGTGCATCTGTTTGCTCGTCAGCTTCTTCAGCCTCGTCGGCCTGCCGCCGTTCGGGGGCTTCTTCGGCAAGTTCCTGATCTTCGCGTCCGCCTTCAAGGCGGGCTGGATCCACTGGGCGATGTGGGTGTTCGTCGTCATCGCCGGCCTCAACACCGTCTTCAGCCTGTTCTACTACCTGGGGGTCCTCAAGGCGATGTTTATTCGCCCGGCCCCCGAGCATCGCCGGCCCCTCAAGACTCCGGGGATCGTGGGGGCGTATGTCGCCCTGATCACGATTCCGATCCTCGTCCTCGGCGCCTCGCCGCTGCAGGATGACCTGTCGAAGACGGCTCACTACGTCGCCGCGAAGCTGTTTGAGTAA
- the hisA gene encoding 1-(5-phosphoribosyl)-5-[(5-phosphoribosylamino)methylideneamino]imidazole-4-carboxamide isomerase, whose product MLEILPAIDLRGGKCVRLRQGDYNQETVFGDDPAAMGAKWEAGGATRLHLVDLDGAKAGRPVNLDAIRSVLGRMKIPCQLGGGIRDEATIRMMLEEVGINRVIVGTAALKQPDWFEAMVRQFPGRVALGLDARDSMVATAGWLDVSQTPAIDLARRFAGLPLAAVIYTNIANDGMMKGVDPGTLADMERLAEMGLPVIASGGVTTAQDIRNLAEIHRRQPNLVGAIVGRALYEGTLTVADAVAATSP is encoded by the coding sequence GTGCTCGAAATCCTGCCCGCCATCGACCTCCGCGGAGGAAAGTGCGTCCGCCTCCGCCAGGGAGACTACAACCAGGAAACCGTCTTCGGCGACGACCCCGCCGCCATGGGAGCCAAATGGGAAGCCGGAGGAGCGACGCGGCTGCACCTCGTCGACCTCGACGGCGCCAAAGCCGGACGCCCGGTCAACCTCGACGCCATCCGCTCCGTCCTCGGCCGGATGAAGATCCCCTGCCAGCTCGGCGGCGGAATCCGCGACGAAGCGACCATCCGCATGATGCTCGAAGAGGTCGGAATCAACCGCGTCATCGTCGGGACCGCGGCCCTCAAGCAGCCCGACTGGTTCGAAGCGATGGTCCGCCAGTTCCCCGGCCGCGTCGCCCTCGGCCTCGACGCCCGCGACTCCATGGTCGCGACCGCCGGCTGGCTCGACGTCTCCCAGACCCCCGCGATCGACCTCGCCCGCCGCTTCGCCGGCCTGCCGCTGGCCGCGGTCATCTACACGAACATCGCTAACGACGGCATGATGAAGGGGGTCGACCCAGGGACCCTCGCCGACATGGAGCGGCTCGCCGAAATGGGGCTGCCGGTCATCGCCTCAGGCGGCGTCACGACCGCCCAGGACATCAGGAACCTGGCCGAGATCCACCGGCGGCAGCCGAACCTCGTCGGCGCGATCGTCGGCCGGGCGCTCTACGAAGGGACGCTCACCGTCGCCGACGCCGTGGCCGCTACTTCCCCTTGA